A part of Microbacterium terregens genomic DNA contains:
- a CDS encoding hotdog fold domain-containing protein, which produces MRSPGKVLLRLWRRLSPLPGGTWLFSLIFGWRVPYSRSVRPHIRVLAPGHAEVEIPDRRANRQHLGSVHAVALVNVAEQASGLALLTDLPDGTRGIVSAMSVQYFKKARGSIRAVCHVTAPAVTGDTDFDVTADCIDRSGEVVARATVRWRLGLQG; this is translated from the coding sequence ATGCGATCTCCCGGGAAGGTCCTCCTGCGACTGTGGCGCCGGCTGAGCCCGCTGCCCGGCGGCACCTGGCTCTTCTCCCTGATCTTCGGCTGGCGCGTGCCCTATTCGCGGTCGGTGCGCCCGCACATCCGCGTACTCGCGCCAGGTCACGCCGAGGTCGAAATCCCGGACCGGCGCGCCAACCGGCAGCACCTTGGCTCTGTCCACGCCGTGGCGCTCGTTAACGTCGCGGAGCAGGCCAGTGGTCTCGCGCTGCTGACGGACCTTCCCGACGGCACCCGAGGCATCGTCTCCGCGATGTCGGTGCAGTACTTCAAGAAGGCGCGTGGCTCCATCCGCGCGGTGTGTCATGTCACCGCGCCCGCGGTCACAGGGGACACGGATTTCGACGTCACTGCTGACTGCATCGACCGCAGCGGCGAGGTCGTGGCTCGAGCCACCGTGCGCTGGCGGCTCGGCTTACAGGGCTGA